The Lolium rigidum isolate FL_2022 chromosome 1, APGP_CSIRO_Lrig_0.1, whole genome shotgun sequence region TGTGGGGGCCCCGTAGAGGGCCCGGGGTAGAAGTACGGCGGTGGATTGTGGTTGGCGGAGCTCGTCGGGGCGCCGGAGTTGAAGTGCTGCGTCTGCGTTGGCGAGGTTGCCGACGGCCGGGAGGGCGCCGTCTCCTTGCGTCGACCGGATTTGGCCATGATTCAGATGGTTTCTTGGGTGCTGCCgccggccagcgccgccgccggccagcacCGCCGCTGCAGGTGAGATGGGGAGCAGGGCAATGGAGATTGAGCTGGGGGCAGATAGATGGATTGAGAGCTGCGACCAGGAAGAAGAGAAGTAGTACTACTACTAGTACTAGCTATTTTTTAGGAAGCCCCACCCGCACCGGATCGTTTTCGATTAAAATATTCCGGTAACACAGCCGAAGTTACGGTAACCATCTATGTTACTTGCTTTGCTTCTCTCCTCATTAAATTAGTGACACAtcagcaaatttgctgagttggactctatgttactactgaagttacccccactatgagcagcctaaggctggccatagtggtaagtatcatgtagtagtatcatgcatatgatacttgtgtatgatactatctctatagtgggtagtatcatgaagtagtatcatattcatgctatatttattgctttttagaatctcaatgcaataaTGCATTGTGCgcagatttgtttggcattaactttttCTCGTGACATGCACTTATGATACAAGATATCACCTACGTTACTCTAATCTCTCTCTCTTCGCTTAATTAGCTGCTACATCGAGCATTTTGTGGGGCCGATGTCATGCATATACTTTCGCATGATACTGCATGATATGCTAGCCCTAAGTCGCATTTAGACATTAGGATTTTTAGCCAGAGAAAGAGCCTCACGTGGTGCTGTGCCGGATAATCCCGTTGACGCTTGTCAATCGTACCAAATCGTCGGCCACGACGCACTCCACTCAAGACCCCAGTCCACGCAGAAGCAACAGAGGCAGGCTGCTCCGCTCCGCGAGAATGAGCACACCATGACACACTGCGCAGTCCTATAAAGAAACCAGCGCGCTCGGCGCCGCCCGCCCGCCTCCCTTCCAGctcccccctcccctctcccacgACCGGCCACCTGCACACGCCATGGACGCCTCGCGAGCTCTCGCTCTCCTGCTCCTCTGCCTAGCGCTCCCGCTCGtcgcgccggcggccgcggcggggtGCGACTGCGGCGCCAATGcggcggacgccgccgccgcggaggaggacgCGAGCGGGGCGCTGCGGCTCAAGTTCGTGGCCATCGCGTCCATCCTGGCGGCCGGGGCCGCAGGCGTGCTGGTGCCCGTGCTGGGCCGCCGCTCCGCCGCGCTGCGCCCCGACGGCGACGTCTTCTTCGCCGTCAAGGCCTTCGCCGCCGGCGTCATCCTCGCCACCGGCATGGTGCACATCCTGCCcgccgccttcgacgcgctcggcTCGCcctgcggcgccggcggcgccgccagggGAGGGTTCCCGTTCGCCGGCCTcatcgccatggccgccgccatggTCACCATGATGGTCGACTCCCTCGCCGCCGGGTACTACACCCGCTCGCACTTCAAGAAGCCGcgccccgtcgacgacgacgcctcCGACCTGCGCGCCGCCGGGGACGAGGAGCACGCGGGCCACCTCCACGTGCACACGCACGGCCACGCGCATTCGCACGGACACGGCGGCTCGGAAGCCGCCAGCTCGCCGGAAGATGCCTCGGCCGCCGAAACGATCCGTCACAGAGTGGTCTCTCAGGTCAGCCCCCTTCCCAACTAAGTGAGGGTAATCTCAATTCTGCTTCTTGCATGTCATCAGcacaaaaaaatatgaaattttCAGCTAGAGCAGCACATCCTAATAATTTTCAGACATTCGAATTTTGATCGAAACTGGATATTCCATATTTCAAAGGCAAATGAAAATGCTAGCCGCTTGAATTCGACATCAATTGAAAAATTGGTAGTAAATTAAATATCTCTCACGGACTCACAGTGCCCGTAGGCATCCATGTTGTCACCATCTAAAGTTAGAGAATCCAAACGAGGACAACAGGAACAATGCCTTGCTCAGATGTGACGTGTCGGCCACTCTGCAATTTGAAGATGAAGCCCCTCTTCCCAGCCCCACAAATTCGGGAGATTAACACCATCGACAGATTCTGCAATCAGCTTGGCATTTTGTAGTGAATGGATGCATCAAGCTTGGCACTGCCTATAGAGAGTAACAGGCTAACTGAGGGTGATGTTGTGCAGGTCCTGGAGCTGGGGATCTTGGTGCACTCTGTGATCATTGGGGTGTCCTTGGGCGCATCGCTGAGGCCGACGACCATCAGGCCTCTCGTCGGTGCTCTAAGCTTCCATCAGTTCTTCGAGGGCATTGGGCTCGGTGGTTGCATTGTTCAGGTACAATAACGCAAAATTTACTTACAGCCCCCTTGTGACCTTTCTCAATTTAGTGTTGACACCAAAAAAGTGAAATAATAATTTTGTAGATGCTAAAATCAGTTAGAAGATATAAGATTCATGGCCGTCTTGAAGGGGCCGTCCAAGTAGCCAAATTGTTCTCACAAAGGAGCGAAAAAGACAACACACAAATGTAGATATTTGCAGTTGAGATAAAAATGACGTATCACTCACTAGTCACTACATTGTAGTACAGTTTAAGCATATAGTAGGGACCCTCAATTATTGGGTCAGGCTATTTTCAGAAAAGCATTGTAAGCACAAGGATAGCATTGACCTAGTGAGTGGACAGATGGGAGAACGACTTAATTTTCAAGCTTTGCCTATTTACCAGAACAGCATTTTGTTTCTGAAAATAAAGAACAACAGTTTGGATGTTTAAAATAAAGAacaaaaaaattattatttttgccagaagaaaaaaagaacagaAGTTTGacacactttgctcctcatgttcTTGCTCCAGGCAAAATTCAAGGCGAAAGCAACCGTGCTTATGGCGACCTTCTTCTCCTTCACCGCTCCCATAGGCATCGCACTCGGGATCGCCATCACGACCAGCTATAGCAAGCACAGCTCGGTCGCGCTAGTCGTCGAGGGGGTCTTCAACTCGGCCGCGGCAGGGATTTTGATATACATGGCCCTGGTTGATCTGCTAGCTTCAGATTTCAACAACCCGAAGCTGCAGACGAATACAAGGCTTCAGCTGGCAACCTACTTCGCCCTTTTCATGGGCGCAGGGCTGATGTCCCTGCTTGCCAAATGGGCATGACAGCATCACTGAGATAGGATGCATTTGTGTGCACCATCATCCATCCTAAAGACCCCGGCCTTGCTTATCACTGATGGGGTTTGTTTCTTAGCGTTGTTGCATCATGTGTCACATCTCTATCAACCAGAGTTGAGGAAAAAATTGCCTGAATGTGACCAAATCTTATTAGAGTAAAGGAAAGCTAGAGAAGCCAAAAAGTTGAGTGCATGTCTCATGTCTCATCCCTTGAGAGCAAGTCTGTACCAAATGAGGCGATGATAGAAGTGGTAGCAGTAGTGATAGTGGGGACAATGGTAGTTGAACTGATATTGGTGGGTGAAACTTTGTAAAGCGGTAGCCTACCTTTTAGAAATCAACGGAATGTACAGATTGTTACTAGCATTCTCCTGGTTTTCGCGGGAAAGGACAGCTGAAAAAAATTCCGAAGACAAAATTCAGACTCTTTGAGATGTGCATCCTAGAGCGTAGGCTATAAACCTGGTCACTAGAGCTGCATAAGCATCATACTATCTCTTCAGCCAGTTGCCTTGTTCACTTCAAAAAGGAGAGCAGCTCCCACAATTGTGCAAGTGCATGTTGTGTAGATTCCTTTCTCAACTTTGAATATTATTCCTAGAACGTGATATTGATAGTTCAAGATATCAAGGCCAAAGATTTTATATGGTTCTGCATCACAAACGTTAGCTGTCGACATGCATGACATGGATTTCACGGGGGTCGTCTCCTCTGTCCTCTTTCTCTCTGGAGGAATATATGCAAAGAAATTTGAGCGTCCATGCTGAGATCAGAACGAACTGGACAATCTGCACTATCCAATGGTTAACAGAATAGGATCCTCGAATGCTTCAGTATTCTAAGCATCATTTCTTTTTGCAGCGCTATTTATGTGCGCACCTCTCTTCCGGTTGATTTTTGTGTGTGGGTATCTTTTCCGGTTGATCTTGAATTGAAGCTCGCAAAGATTGCCGGTAACATGACGACATTATTCCCTTCCATAGGTCATAGGTGTGTACTAGAGTGCGTAATCAGTGGAACAGGGCCAAATTAAAGCTGATCTTGGAGGGTAACCTGTTTAATTTGATCATAACTCACATTGCACTTGCACCTTGACGAGTTTGTTCCTTACTTTGAGCATTTCAATCTGCTTGGTTTGCTTCACTGTTGGATAAGTGAGCATTAGATTAGAGTGATTTTGTTAGTTCAACCATAGAGcagtttttttaataaaaaaacggaggcaaaagttttgcctcatccattcattaagcagaaggtgtctggtttttaggagaaaaccgggcaaaaaccAACAACAACACAACAGTGTGCACACCCACAACCACCCACACTCTGCCACTAGGGGCACCGGGCACACCTAGCCACCATGGCTACCTACAAAAGCTACACAAGAAGCTCAAgttggcctatgccaaacagatagCCCTTCGAGGAGAGACCGGCAACTCCGATTCTGAAGACGAGCCTTGGAGAGGAGATGAGCAAGACAAGAGCCGAATAGGACCTTCACCGGACCGCCCCTCGAAGTTCATCGTACACCGTCCAAgggcagcttcgacttcacaaCAAGAAGAGACCACCATGAAGACATTCGGACACGCCGaaacggagccgactaacatgaccttgccgcaaccaaaccttggtcaccaccatcgtcGTTGCCTCACAAGCCTCCACCCGGAACACCCGCATCTCCGGTTGATCTCCTGCCAACCTAGATGCCTTGTGTGTACAGCCCGCCGGAGTGCGCGAAGGGGATCACCAacttcaagacgacgccctcaagaggggaaACGACGAAGAAACGACGCCGTCATCTGATCC contains the following coding sequences:
- the LOC124654667 gene encoding zinc transporter 4-like; amino-acid sequence: MDASRALALLLLCLALPLVAPAAAAGCDCGANAADAAAAEEDASGALRLKFVAIASILAAGAAGVLVPVLGRRSAALRPDGDVFFAVKAFAAGVILATGMVHILPAAFDALGSPCGAGGAARGGFPFAGLIAMAAAMVTMMVDSLAAGYYTRSHFKKPRPVDDDASDLRAAGDEEHAGHLHVHTHGHAHSHGHGGSEAASSPEDASAAETIRHRVVSQVLELGILVHSVIIGVSLGASLRPTTIRPLVGALSFHQFFEGIGLGGCIVQAKFKAKATVLMATFFSFTAPIGIALGIAITTSYSKHSSVALVVEGVFNSAAAGILIYMALVDLLASDFNNPKLQTNTRLQLATYFALFMGAGLMSLLAKWA